In Kutzneria kofuensis, the DNA window AGGCGACGGCCGCGCACGGGGCGGTGGTGATCGCACTCTTGCCGGCGGCTACTGCGGTCTTCGCCGTCGTGCGAGGGGGCGAGCGTCCGTCGCCGAAGTTCTGGCTGGCGGCGGGGGCCGGCTTTGCGGCGGTGTTGGGGTTCGTCGCCGTCTCCGGCGGGATGGCCGGCGGCTTCAGGGCCGCCGACCTGTGGTTCCTCGCCGCGGTGGTGGTGTGTGCGCTGGGCTACGCCGAGGGCGGCGCCCTCGCCCGCGAGCTGGGTGGCGCGCGGACGATCTGCTGGGCGCTCGTCCTGGCGTTGCCGGTGACCATTCCCGTCGCCGTCGTGTCCGCGAACGGGCTCGGTGCCGCCGCGGGGCCCGCGTGGCTCGGCTTTGCTTACGTCGCCCTGGTTTCGCAGTTCCTCGGCTTCTTCGCCTGGTACGCGGGGTTGGCCCGCGGCGGCGTCGCCCGGATCGGCCAGATCCAGGCGGTGCAGCCGGTGCTGACGCTGGCGTGGTCGGTGGTGCTGCTGCACGAACACGTCGACGTCGTGACGGTGGTGGTCGCGGTCGTCGTACTCGGGTGTGTGGTGTTGACCCAGCGCGCCCGGTGATCAGGCGGCCGGCACCGGCTGGGGCGCCGGCGGGCCGACATAGCGGGCGGCGGGGCGGATGACCTTGCCGCCGCCCGCCTGCTCGAGGACGTTCGCGGACCAGCCGATCACCCGGCTGGCGGCGAACGTCGGCGTGAACATCGAACGCGGGATGCCGCACTGCTCCATCACGACGCCGGCGTAGAACTCGACGTTCGCGTACAGCTGCCGGCCGGGCTTCAGCTCGGCGAGGATCTCCACGATCCGGCGCTCGACGGTGACGGCGAACTCGGCCAGGTCCGGCGCGAAGCCCCTGGCGGCCAGGTCGAGCGCGATGTCGCGGAGCATGCGGGCGCGCGGGTCCTCGGTGCGGTATACGGCGTGGCCGAAGCCCATGATCCGGTCGTCGGCGGCGACCTTGCCGCGGGCCCAGGCGTCGATCTTCTCGGGCGAGCCGATCTCGTCGAGGCTGTCCAGCGCCCGGTCGGGGGCGCCGCCGTGCAGCGGGCCGACGAACGCCCCGATCGCGGCGGCGACCGCGGAGACGACGTCCGAGCCGGTGGACGCGACGACCCGGGCGGTGAACGTGGACGCGTTGAAACCGTGGTCCACCGTCGAGACGAGATAGCTCTGGACGGCGGAGACCTGGTTTTCGTCGGGCATCTCGCCGGTGACGAGATAGAGCCAGTTCGCCGCCGCGGACAAGTCCGCACGAGGCTCCAGCGGCGGCAGGCCGGAGCGCAGCCGGTACAGCGCGGCGAGGATCGTCGGCGTCACGGCGCTGACCAGCAATGCGTCGGCGCGGCGGCGCTCGGGCGTCGAATCCCAAACGGGCGGCAGGTCGCGGGCGGCGGCGATCAGCGACAACGCCGTCCGCAGT includes these proteins:
- a CDS encoding DMT family transporter, which encodes MRVKDNVTAPGRVTSGILLGALGVLAFSFTLPVTRISVAALDPWFVAFGRAAVAGVLAIGYLALSRPPRPVTGQPADAEQRVMSGSSPTAAQPDAWTGQVAVDAEREFPRGSWPTAAQLRRLVVVACGVVIGFPLFTSIALTQATAAHGAVVIALLPAATAVFAVVRGGERPSPKFWLAAGAGFAAVLGFVAVSGGMAGGFRAADLWFLAAVVVCALGYAEGGALARELGGARTICWALVLALPVTIPVAVVSANGLGAAAGPAWLGFAYVALVSQFLGFFAWYAGLARGGVARIGQIQAVQPVLTLAWSVVLLHEHVDVVTVVVAVVVLGCVVLTQRAR
- a CDS encoding citrate/2-methylcitrate synthase is translated as MDVPAGLRDVVVTTTEIGDVRGAEGFYHYRGYPAIDLARTRTLEDVWFLFVEGRLPDAVERLEFADKVAALRPLPDEVREVLPAIARAGEKFSPLAGLRTALSLIAAARDLPPVWDSTPERRRADALLVSAVTPTILAALYRLRSGLPPLEPRADLSAAANWLYLVTGEMPDENQVSAVQSYLVSTVDHGFNASTFTARVVASTGSDVVSAVAAAIGAFVGPLHGGAPDRALDSLDEIGSPEKIDAWARGKVAADDRIMGFGHAVYRTEDPRARMLRDIALDLAARGFAPDLAEFAVTVERRIVEILAELKPGRQLYANVEFYAGVVMEQCGIPRSMFTPTFAASRVIGWSANVLEQAGGGKVIRPAARYVGPPAPQPVPAA